In Daphnia magna isolate NIES linkage group LG7, ASM2063170v1.1, whole genome shotgun sequence, a single genomic region encodes these proteins:
- the LOC116928633 gene encoding uncharacterized protein LOC116928633 — protein MSTIPVSEWSDPSLNLDLDDLPIERTLGMIWNCQLDTLQIKTRMVRTVNTKRDMLAAMSSIFDPLGILLPVTTKVKILFQETWRINVGQDSVIGWDERLSTTIRDKWRKWADELPLLNTLTIPRCIFSKSHYKGTNSITIHVFSDASASAFGAIAYMWTTNGNESDVSFLMAKARIAPIKKVTIPRLELQAAVLAIRLATTLKSELRIKVDYKIFWIDSEIVLRWINSSHCLYSEFVSNRISELLDKSSPDQWRFVPGEKNPADYCTRGILPSSFDRHHQWLTGPSFLRQPEEKWPTKLQLKEDGCDDGEFLPAQPFISNINVNFSENNQISSLIKELPSLTDLERAVASIQIKESVNPDREIGVDELEAALNTCILLAQEECFEKDIKSLRSHGRVHRMSSLLTLSPFMDPRGVVRVGGRLNHANIPECTRHPIILKEDHVFTLLVVKHCHSVANHAGIERTLAEVRSRYWILKGRRTIRGVVKRCVICRKVKAKPQQPMMAALPKERLEAFSPPFTNVGVDFFGPMYVVVGRRREKRYGCLFTCFVTRAVHLEIAHKLDTDSFIMAFRRFIAIRGTPAVVFSDNGTNLVAGEREMQAGMDNLTRKAAKCPKEEKDCNLDHKKISEEMARRRLVWRFSPPSAPHFGGGWERIVQSSKRALRVVLQDRAVCDEVLLTTFAEVTSILNGRLLSKVSTDADELEPLTPNHFLLLRPHPHIPPDEEKAFTGHSRRRWKQAQFIVYRFWKIWIAECIPNGIERKKWFKETRQLQLGDQVLIIDENTRRGDWISGVVTKVNIGDGQIVRSATVTTKNGTYTRPAVKLCLL, from the coding sequence ATGTCAACAATTCCTGTCAGCGAGTGGTCCGACCCAAGCTTAAACCTCGACCTAGATGACCTTCCTATAGAAAGAACGCTAGGCATGATTTGGAATTGTCAACTAGACACTCTCCAGATAAAAACGCGTATGGTCAGAACAGTTAACACGAAAAGAGATATGCTTGCAGCCATGTCCAGCATTTTTGACCCCCTTGGAATCTTATTGCCAGTCACGACGAAGGTAAAAATCTTGTTTCAAGAAACCTGGAGAATCAACGTGGGCCAAGACAGCGTAATAGGATGGGATGAAAGATTATCCACCACTATCAGAGACAAATGGCGAAAATGGGCGGATGAACTACCATTATTGAACACGCTGACAATTCCACGCTGCATCTTCTCAAAATCTCATTACAAAGGTACCAATTCGATCACGATTCATGTTTTTAGTGACGCATCTGCGTCTGCGTTTGGTGCTATCGCGTACATGTGGACCACAAACGGTAATGAATCGGACGTCAGCTTTCTGATGGCAAAGGCAAGAATTGCACCAATAAAAAAGGTGACGATACCAAGGTTAGAGCTGCAAGCCGCAGTACTGGCCATAAGGCTAGCAACCACGCTGAAATCAGAACTCCGAATCAAAGTTGACTATAAAATATTCTGGATAGATTCTGAAATTGTTCTAAGATGGATTAATTCAAGCCATTGTCTGTATTCAGAATTCGTATCCAACAGGATTAGCGAGTTGTTGGATAAATCGTCACCGGACCAGTGGCGCTTCGTTCCGGGTGAGAAAAACCCAGCTGATTATTGCACGCGAGGGATACTTCCATCATCCTTCGATCGGCACCATCAATGGCTAACTGGTCCGTCATTTCTAAGACAGCCGGAAGAAAAATGGCCAACAAAATTACAACTGAAAGAAGATGGTTGTGACGACGGGGAATTCTTGCCAGCTCAACCGTTCATTTCCAATATTAATGTTAATTTCTCCGAAAATAATCAAATTTCTTCTCTTATCAAAGAACTTCCTTCCCTAACGGATCTGGAACGCGCCGTGGCATCCATCCAAATAAAAGAAAGCGTCAACCCGGATCGTGAAATAGGTGTAGACGAGCTCGAGGCTGCCCTTAACACCTGCATTCTGTTGGCGCAAGAGgaatgttttgaaaaagacaTAAAATCGCTTCGGTCCCATGGACGTGTCCACAGAATGTCGAGCCTGCTAACCTTGAGTCCGTTCATGGACCCAAGAGGCGTAGTGAGAGTAGGAGGTCGACTAAATCATGCCAACATCCCAGAATGCACGCGCCACCCAATCATCCTGAAGGAAGATCACGTCTTCACTCTGTTGGTGGTGAAACATTGCCATTCGGTTGCCAATCACGCCGGCATTGAAAGAACTCTAGCTGAAGTGCGATCAAGATACTGGATTTTAAAAGGAAGACGGACCATCCGCGGAGTAGTTAAAAGATGTGTCATTTGCCGCAAAGTGAAAGCCAAACCGCAACAACCGATGATGGCAGCGTTGCCAAAAGAGAGACTCGAAGCCTTTTCGCCCCCTTTTACAAACGTCGGCGTGGATTTCTTCGGTCCGATGTACGTCGTGGTGGGTCGGAGAAGGGAGAAAAGGTATGGTTGTCTATTCACCTGCTTTGTAACCAGAGCCGTCCACCTGGAAATCGCGCACAAACTTGACACTGACTCTTTTATAATGGCCTTTCGTCGCTTTATTGCCATCAGAGGCACGCCAGCAGTAGTTTTCAGTGACAATGGAACAAATTTAGTAGCCGGTGAGCGTGAAATGCAAGCCGGGATGGACAATCTGACGCGGAAAGCTGCCAAATGCccaaaggaagaaaaggactGCAATCTCGACCACAAGAAGATATCCGAAGAAATGGCTAGAAGACGATTAGTTTGGCGTTTTTCCCCTCCATCAGCCCCCCACTTCGGAGGCGGGTGGGAGAGAATTGTACAATCAAGCAAAAGGGCACTACGAGTCGTACTACAAGATAGGGCAGTATGCGACGAGGTTCTGTTAACCACCTTCGCCGAAGTGACGTCAATACTAAATGGGAGACTTTTAAGCAAAGTGAGCACGGACGCGGACGAGCTTGAGCCGTTAACACCAAACCACTTCTTGCTACTCCGGCCGCATCCGCATATACCACCCGATGAGGAGAAAGCATTCACTGGGCATTCTAGGAGACGGTGGAAACAGGCGCAGTTTATTGTGTACCGATTCTGGAAAATATGGATCGCTGAATGTATCCCGAACGGAATCGAGAGGAAGAAATGGTTCAAGGAGACTCGGCAACTTCAATTGGGTGATCAGGTCTTAATCATCGATGAAAACACCCGACGTGGTGACTGGATATCTGGGGTTGTTACTAAAGTTAACATCGGAGACGGGCAAATTGTTCGCTCGGCCACCGTTACCACAAAAAACGGAACTTACACTCGCCCAGCAGTCAAATTATGTTTATTATAG